The following coding sequences are from one Bacillus sp. (in: firmicutes) window:
- the rimI gene encoding ribosomal protein S18-alanine N-acetyltransferase: protein MSDVIFRTMTIEDLDGVMEVERLSFPCPWSRESFVNELTINHFASYTVAEFEGKIIGYCGVWIIVDEAHITNIAIHPHFRGRKIGEALLIYVMKLAKEKGAFTMTLEVRVSNHVAQSLYRKLGFQNGGIRKNYYTDNQEDAQIMWVKL from the coding sequence ATGAGCGATGTGATTTTTCGAACGATGACAATTGAGGATTTAGATGGTGTGATGGAAGTCGAGCGATTATCGTTTCCTTGTCCATGGAGTAGAGAATCGTTCGTTAATGAGTTAACCATTAACCATTTTGCCTCTTATACGGTAGCCGAATTCGAAGGAAAAATTATCGGTTATTGTGGTGTATGGATTATTGTTGATGAAGCGCACATAACAAACATTGCGATTCATCCACACTTCCGCGGAAGAAAAATTGGTGAAGCCTTGTTAATATATGTGATGAAGTTAGCGAAAGAAAAAGGGGCTTTTACGATGACCCTTGAGGTTCGAGTAAGCAATCATGTTGCGCAATCTTTATATCGAAAGTTAGGCTTTCAAAATGGCGGTATACGGAAAAATTACTACACTGATAATCAAGAGGATGCACAAATAATGTGGGTGAAATTATGA
- the tsaE gene encoding tRNA (adenosine(37)-N6)-threonylcarbamoyltransferase complex ATPase subunit type 1 TsaE: MKQYEIISHSLEETKSLAKTLATYLKPGDVLTLEGDLGAGKTTFTKGLAEGLGITKTVNSPTFTIIKEYHGNLPLYHMDVYRLEDTFEDLGFDEYFEGDGVTVVEWAHLIEEQLPDNRLEIQIFHQGQDVRKIVFTPLSERFEQICEEIFS, from the coding sequence ATGAAACAATACGAAATAATCTCTCATAGCCTAGAGGAAACAAAATCATTAGCAAAGACGTTAGCTACATATTTAAAACCTGGAGACGTTCTTACGTTAGAAGGGGACTTAGGAGCTGGAAAAACGACATTTACGAAAGGACTAGCGGAAGGACTGGGAATCACGAAGACTGTTAATAGTCCTACATTTACCATCATTAAAGAATACCATGGAAATCTTCCGCTTTATCATATGGATGTTTATCGATTAGAAGATACGTTTGAAGACTTAGGATTTGATGAGTATTTTGAAGGAGACGGTGTCACAGTTGTCGAATGGGCTCATTTAATTGAAGAGCAATTACCTGACAACCGCTTGGAGATTCAAATTTTTCATCAAGGGCAAGATGTTCGTAAGATCGTTTTTACCCCATTAAGTGAACGGTTTGAACAAATATGTGAGGAGATTTTTTCATGA
- a CDS encoding redox-sensing transcriptional repressor Rex yields MNQESIKIPQATAKRLPLYYRFLKNLSASGKQRVSSAELSEAVKVDSATIRRDFSYFGALGKKGYGYNVNYLLSFFSKALDQDEVTKVALIGVGNLGTAFLNYNFLKNNNTKIHVAFDIDEKKVGTHIGDVPVYHLDELEKRLLQDEIQVAILTVPANVAQPITDRLVKAEVKGILNFTPARLNVPSSIRIHHIDLAVELQSLVYFLKNFPMTDENDTEPSQEAVKSE; encoded by the coding sequence ATGAATCAAGAATCAATAAAAATACCGCAAGCAACTGCCAAACGTTTACCACTGTATTATCGTTTTTTAAAAAATTTATCAGCCTCTGGAAAGCAACGCGTATCATCAGCGGAGTTAAGTGAAGCGGTGAAAGTCGATTCAGCCACCATTCGTCGTGATTTTTCGTATTTTGGGGCGTTAGGAAAAAAAGGGTATGGATATAATGTAAATTACTTGCTTTCCTTTTTTAGTAAAGCATTGGATCAAGATGAAGTTACAAAAGTCGCACTTATCGGTGTCGGTAATTTAGGTACGGCGTTTTTAAACTATAATTTTTTAAAAAACAATAATACAAAAATCCATGTTGCGTTCGATATTGATGAGAAAAAGGTAGGAACCCATATTGGTGATGTGCCTGTCTATCACCTTGATGAATTGGAAAAACGTTTGCTACAGGATGAGATTCAAGTAGCGATTCTTACTGTTCCGGCTAATGTCGCGCAACCGATTACTGACCGATTAGTAAAAGCAGAAGTAAAGGGAATACTAAACTTTACTCCGGCTCGATTAAATGTGCCATCATCGATTCGTATTCACCATATTGATTTAGCAGTTGAGTTGCAATCGCTCGTTTACTTTTTAAAGAACTTTCCAATGACTGATGAAAATGACACGGAACCGTCACAAGAAGCTGTGAAATCAGAATAG
- the tsaB gene encoding tRNA (adenosine(37)-N6)-threonylcarbamoyltransferase complex dimerization subunit type 1 TsaB, protein MKVLAIDTSNYVLGVALLEEDKVIGEYITNLKKNHSVRAMPAIEHLLKDCEVTPKELSKIVVAKGPGSYTGVRIGVTIAKTLAWSLNIPLVGVSSLAVLASAGRYFNGLIAPLFDARRGNIYTGLYRYENGQLVTVIDDCHMLAEEWAKMIATYHQPVLFIGNDAPIHFKMFKQVLGDKAIMAELTEHNPRPAELGKLGLSAKEESVHTFTPNYIRLAEAEARWLEQEKNK, encoded by the coding sequence ATGAAAGTATTAGCAATTGATACATCCAATTATGTATTAGGGGTTGCGTTACTGGAAGAAGATAAGGTTATCGGAGAGTATATTACAAATTTGAAAAAAAACCATTCCGTACGAGCCATGCCAGCCATTGAACATTTATTAAAAGATTGTGAAGTTACCCCAAAAGAGTTATCAAAAATTGTGGTAGCAAAAGGTCCTGGCTCCTATACTGGAGTACGTATTGGGGTGACTATTGCCAAAACACTTGCCTGGAGTTTAAATATCCCATTAGTTGGTGTTTCTAGTTTAGCTGTTTTAGCTTCTGCTGGAAGATATTTTAATGGGTTAATTGCTCCATTATTTGATGCACGAAGAGGGAACATCTATACAGGTTTATATCGTTATGAAAACGGACAATTGGTGACAGTGATTGATGATTGTCATATGTTAGCCGAAGAATGGGCAAAAATGATTGCTACCTATCATCAACCGGTGTTGTTTATAGGAAATGATGCTCCTATACATTTTAAGATGTTTAAACAAGTGTTAGGTGATAAAGCCATTATGGCGGAATTGACAGAGCATAATCCTCGTCCGGCTGAGTTAGGAAAGCTTGGGTTAAGCGCCAAAGAAGAGTCCGTTCATACGTTTACCCCGAATTACATTCGTTTAGCAGAAGCAGAGGCGAGATGGTTAGAGCAAGAAAAGAATAAGTGA
- a CDS encoding ABC-F family ATP-binding cassette domain-containing protein, translated as MILLQVNQLSKYFGADLIFSNVKLEIQSKDRIALVGRNGAGKSTLLKIIAGHLSYDAGEIVKPKDVTIGYLAQHTGLESELSIWDEMMTVFSHIKEMEQELRRMEQKMADSSIYENETAYQKLLKEYDQLQVRFKDAGGYQIEADIRSVLHGLNFHQYDYNTSIATLSGGQKTRLALGKLLLTKPDILILDEPTNHLDIETLSWLEQYLQNYTGAILIVSHDRYFLDKVVNRVYEISRHQIYKYEGNYSQYLIQRAEKYEQEKKQYEKQQDEIARLQDFIQRNIARASTTKRAQSRRKKLEKMTLLEKPHLDDGAASFSFDIKRQSGNEVLKLSNITIGYDDKALSTSINGHITRQESIALVGPNGVGKSTLLKTVVQKLAPLQGDITFGANVTIGYYDQEQADLHSNKTVLNELWDDYPTMTEKDIRTVLGNFLFSGDDVLKPVSSLSGGEKARLALAKLMLKKANFLVLDEPTNHLDLDSKEVLELALLNYPGTILFVSHDRYFINRLATKVWELSSEGIEEYLGDYDYYLEKKQELEELASIDTSSMKVETQKSTRSYEQEKEAKRQERQRQRRIEEIEKEINLLEEKIALKEEELCQPEVYQNHEKSACINKEIEEMKAKVDELMNEWTVLAE; from the coding sequence GTGATTTTATTACAAGTAAACCAACTCAGTAAATATTTCGGTGCAGATCTCATTTTTTCGAATGTAAAATTAGAAATTCAATCAAAAGATCGAATCGCACTTGTTGGTCGCAACGGAGCTGGAAAATCGACACTTTTAAAAATCATTGCCGGTCATTTATCCTACGATGCTGGAGAAATTGTAAAACCAAAGGACGTAACTATTGGTTATTTAGCACAGCATACCGGACTGGAATCGGAACTTTCCATCTGGGACGAAATGATGACCGTGTTCTCACATATAAAAGAAATGGAACAAGAGCTCAGACGAATGGAACAAAAAATGGCTGATTCATCTATCTATGAAAACGAAACCGCCTATCAAAAGCTATTAAAAGAGTACGACCAATTACAAGTTCGTTTTAAAGATGCAGGTGGTTATCAAATTGAAGCGGATATTCGCTCCGTCTTACACGGTTTGAATTTTCATCAATACGATTATAACACAAGTATCGCTACTCTTAGTGGAGGACAAAAAACTCGTCTTGCACTTGGAAAATTACTATTAACAAAGCCGGATATTTTAATATTGGACGAGCCGACCAACCATTTAGACATCGAAACCTTATCGTGGTTAGAGCAATATTTACAAAATTATACGGGAGCCATTTTAATCGTTTCTCACGATCGGTACTTTTTAGATAAAGTCGTTAATCGTGTGTATGAAATCTCCCGTCATCAAATTTATAAATATGAAGGAAATTATAGTCAATATTTAATCCAACGGGCAGAAAAATACGAGCAAGAGAAAAAACAATATGAAAAGCAACAAGATGAAATTGCTCGTCTACAAGATTTTATTCAACGAAATATTGCTCGGGCTTCAACAACAAAACGGGCCCAAAGTCGGCGAAAAAAATTAGAAAAAATGACCTTACTAGAAAAACCTCATCTTGATGATGGAGCAGCGTCCTTCTCGTTCGATATTAAGCGCCAAAGTGGTAATGAAGTGTTAAAACTTTCCAATATCACGATTGGCTATGATGACAAAGCCCTTTCTACTTCCATTAATGGACACATTACCCGACAAGAAAGCATTGCCCTTGTCGGTCCAAACGGTGTCGGAAAATCAACCTTGTTAAAAACGGTGGTCCAAAAACTAGCTCCACTTCAAGGGGACATCACGTTCGGCGCTAATGTCACCATCGGTTATTACGATCAGGAGCAAGCAGACTTGCATTCGAATAAAACGGTGTTAAATGAATTATGGGACGACTACCCAACGATGACGGAAAAAGATATTCGAACGGTTTTAGGGAACTTTTTATTTTCTGGTGATGACGTGTTAAAACCTGTCTCCTCCCTTTCCGGTGGAGAAAAAGCACGGTTAGCTTTAGCTAAGCTGATGCTAAAGAAAGCGAATTTCCTTGTATTAGACGAGCCGACCAACCATTTAGACCTTGATAGTAAAGAAGTGCTCGAATTAGCGCTATTAAATTACCCTGGAACGATTTTGTTTGTTTCTCACGACCGTTATTTTATTAATCGCCTTGCGACAAAAGTGTGGGAGCTTTCGTCAGAGGGAATAGAAGAATATTTAGGTGACTACGACTATTACTTAGAAAAGAAACAAGAGCTAGAAGAGTTAGCCTCAATAGACACATCTAGCATGAAAGTAGAAACCCAAAAGAGCACACGTTCCTATGAACAAGAAAAAGAAGCGAAACGTCAAGAGCGACAACGTCAACGAAGAATAGAAGAAATTGAAAAAGAAATTAACCTTCTAGAGGAAAAAATTGCGCTAAAAGAAGAAGAGCTATGTCAACCTGAAGTGTATCAAAATCACGAAAAATCGGCATGTATTAACAAAGAAATTGAAGAAATGAAAGCGAAAGTGGACGAATTAATGAATGAATGGACCGTACTTGCCGAATAA
- the tsaD gene encoding tRNA (adenosine(37)-N6)-threonylcarbamoyltransferase complex transferase subunit TsaD, with product MMKNNDLLVLGIETSCDETAAAIVKNGKEIVSNVVASQIDSHKRFGGVVPEIASRHHVEQITIVIEEALQQAGVSFADIDAIAVTEGPGLVGALLIGVNAAKAIAFAHQIPLVGVHHIAGHIYANQLITELQFPLLALVVSGGHTELVLMEEHGTFKVIGETRDDAAGEAYDKVARTLQLPYPGGPHIDRLAHEGTPTIDFPRAWLEEGSYDFSFSGLKSAVINTLHNAKQKGETLDPKDVAASFQASVVDVLVTKTVQAAKEYGVKQVVLAGGVAANKGLRHALEQEFDTLPIQLVIPPLSLCTDNAAMIAAAGSVLFEQGKRSALDMNAHPGLDLETFHNKK from the coding sequence ATTATGAAAAACAATGATTTATTAGTACTTGGAATTGAAACAAGTTGTGATGAAACAGCGGCGGCTATTGTGAAGAATGGAAAAGAAATCGTATCAAATGTGGTGGCTTCCCAAATTGATAGTCATAAACGATTTGGAGGTGTCGTCCCAGAAATCGCTTCTAGACATCACGTCGAACAAATTACCATAGTAATCGAAGAGGCGTTACAACAAGCTGGTGTCAGTTTTGCAGATATTGATGCGATTGCTGTAACGGAAGGTCCCGGCCTTGTAGGTGCTCTATTAATTGGTGTCAATGCTGCAAAAGCTATTGCTTTTGCTCATCAAATTCCGCTTGTCGGCGTTCATCATATCGCAGGTCACATTTATGCGAATCAATTAATCACCGAGCTGCAATTTCCATTACTAGCATTAGTCGTATCTGGCGGTCATACAGAACTCGTTTTAATGGAAGAGCATGGAACATTCAAAGTCATTGGTGAAACACGCGATGATGCCGCAGGTGAAGCATATGATAAGGTCGCCCGGACCTTACAACTTCCATACCCAGGAGGTCCCCATATTGACCGCTTAGCTCATGAAGGTACCCCAACCATTGACTTCCCACGGGCTTGGTTAGAAGAGGGATCGTATGATTTTAGCTTTAGCGGCTTAAAATCAGCGGTAATTAATACATTGCACAATGCGAAGCAAAAAGGAGAAACGCTCGATCCAAAAGACGTTGCTGCCAGTTTCCAAGCTAGCGTTGTGGATGTGTTAGTGACTAAAACGGTCCAAGCGGCCAAGGAATATGGCGTTAAACAGGTGGTGTTGGCAGGAGGAGTAGCTGCCAATAAAGGTCTCCGTCATGCATTAGAGCAAGAATTTGACACATTACCGATTCAATTAGTGATTCCGCCATTATCCCTATGTACAGACAATGCGGCGATGATTGCAGCCGCAGGAAGTGTATTGTTCGAACAAGGGAAGCGTTCGGCGCTTGATATGAATGCGCATCCAGGATTGGATTTAGAAACGTTTCATAATAAGAAATAA